A genomic window from Sulfurospirillum multivorans DSM 12446 includes:
- a CDS encoding NCS2 family permease produces MDFFKLEKNGTTVKTEFTAGFTTFLTMMYIVPVNAIIMSKTGMPMEALITATALITIFSTILNGLWANTPIAMSVGMGLNAYFTFGLVLGMKVPWQTALGVVFISGALFVLLSFTQLRVWIMKSVPIDLRRAISAGIGTFIAFIGLKSMGMIIANPAVLVGVGNFKNPNVLLGVLGLVLVFAFHSWKLKGAFILAVLATSVVAWVSGIAPYPTEFFSLPASISPIFLELDVTSALTLALFPVVITFLITDLFDSIGTLAGVGYRAGLFKDDGKELQKTLEVDAVATAAGALLGVSTTTSFVESAAGVEEGGRTGLTAVATGLFFILTLFMMPLFKAIPENAIYPVLVMVGVLMFSELSHVNFKDTAIAVSTFLIVIMMPLTFSITNGLAFGLISYLIVKLIKKEYQDINFGIVFLTFVSLIVFIVQ; encoded by the coding sequence TTGGACTTTTTCAAACTTGAAAAAAATGGTACGACGGTTAAAACTGAGTTTACAGCTGGTTTTACGACGTTTTTGACCATGATGTACATTGTGCCTGTGAATGCCATCATTATGAGCAAAACGGGTATGCCAATGGAGGCGTTGATCACAGCGACCGCTTTGATTACCATTTTTTCGACCATTTTAAATGGTCTTTGGGCAAATACTCCAATCGCGATGAGCGTTGGAATGGGGCTTAACGCTTACTTTACGTTTGGGTTGGTTTTGGGGATGAAAGTGCCTTGGCAAACGGCTCTTGGCGTTGTTTTCATCTCGGGCGCTTTGTTTGTACTTCTTTCGTTCACACAACTTCGTGTGTGGATTATGAAAAGTGTGCCGATTGATCTAAGACGTGCGATTAGTGCGGGTATTGGGACGTTTATTGCGTTTATTGGCCTTAAAAGTATGGGCATGATTATCGCCAATCCTGCCGTTTTAGTGGGGGTGGGAAATTTTAAAAATCCCAATGTTCTTTTGGGCGTGCTTGGGCTTGTTTTGGTGTTTGCATTTCATTCATGGAAGCTCAAAGGTGCTTTTATCTTGGCAGTTCTTGCGACATCGGTTGTTGCGTGGGTTTCAGGTATTGCACCGTATCCGACAGAGTTTTTCTCCCTGCCAGCTTCGATTAGCCCGATCTTTTTAGAGCTTGATGTAACATCAGCCCTTACTTTAGCGCTGTTTCCTGTGGTAATTACTTTTTTGATTACAGACTTGTTTGATTCCATTGGTACCCTTGCGGGTGTTGGGTATCGTGCGGGGCTTTTTAAAGACGATGGCAAAGAGCTTCAAAAAACGCTTGAAGTGGACGCAGTTGCTACGGCTGCGGGTGCACTCTTAGGTGTTTCAACCACAACCTCGTTTGTGGAGAGTGCCGCAGGCGTGGAAGAGGGCGGAAGAACGGGCTTAACAGCGGTCGCAACAGGGCTGTTTTTCATCTTAACACTTTTTATGATGCCACTGTTTAAAGCGATTCCTGAAAATGCAATCTACCCTGTTTTGGTGATGGTTGGTGTTTTAATGTTTAGTGAGCTTTCCCATGTCAATTTTAAAGACACAGCCATTGCGGTTTCAACGTTTTTAATTGTCATTATGATGCCACTAACGTTCTCGATTACCAACGGTCTTGCGT
- the mqnE gene encoding aminofutalosine synthase MqnE: MTLIEKLENNQRLTLEDGVALYDLDLFTLGKYANQRRRALHGNKVFFNVNRHINPTNICKDICKFCAFSANRKNPNPYTMSHEEILSILDNSVKNNHITEVHVVSAHNPDAGFEWYMEIFSKIKERFPSLHVKALTAAEINFLATEYHLSFDEVIDKMIEYGVDSMPGGGAEIFDEKVREYVCKGKVSSAEWLQIHELWHKRGHESNATMLFGHVEKREHRIDHMLRLRDLQDRTNGFNAFIPLVYQRDNNYLHVDDFLSSTEILKTFAISRLMLDNIKHIKAYWATSTINLALVAQEYGADDLDGTIEAEAIQSAAGANSAKGLGLQSILELIETSGFTPVERDSLYNELKIY, translated from the coding sequence ATGACTCTTATTGAGAAGCTAGAAAATAATCAACGATTAACGTTAGAAGATGGTGTTGCGCTCTACGATCTTGACCTTTTTACATTAGGCAAATACGCCAACCAAAGAAGGCGTGCGCTTCATGGCAACAAAGTCTTTTTCAATGTCAACCGACACATTAACCCCACGAACATCTGCAAAGACATCTGCAAATTTTGCGCTTTTTCAGCCAACCGTAAAAACCCAAATCCTTATACCATGAGCCACGAAGAGATTTTGAGCATATTGGACAACTCGGTTAAAAACAACCACATTACCGAAGTGCATGTGGTCTCTGCGCATAATCCTGATGCGGGATTTGAGTGGTATATGGAGATTTTTTCCAAAATCAAAGAACGTTTTCCTTCTTTACATGTAAAGGCGTTGACGGCGGCGGAGATCAACTTCTTGGCAACGGAATATCACCTAAGCTTTGATGAGGTCATCGACAAGATGATCGAGTATGGCGTAGATTCGATGCCCGGTGGTGGCGCTGAGATCTTTGATGAAAAAGTGCGCGAGTATGTCTGCAAAGGCAAAGTAAGCTCCGCCGAATGGTTGCAGATCCATGAACTCTGGCACAAACGTGGGCATGAGTCCAATGCGACGATGCTCTTTGGACATGTGGAAAAACGCGAACATCGCATCGACCATATGCTTCGCCTTCGTGACCTGCAAGACCGCACAAATGGCTTTAACGCGTTTATTCCTCTTGTCTATCAGCGTGACAATAACTATTTACATGTAGACGATTTTTTAAGCTCTACTGAAATTCTCAAAACCTTTGCGATCAGCCGTTTGATGCTCGATAACATCAAGCACATTAAGGCGTACTGGGCAACTTCCACGATCAATCTTGCTCTAGTTGCACAAGAGTATGGCGCGGATGATCTGGATGGAACGATTGAAGCCGAAGCGATCCAATCGGCTGCTGGAGCCAACAGTGCTAAAGGACTTGGGTTGCAGAGCATTTTAGAGTTGATCGAAACGAGTGGCTTTACACCCGTTGAACGCGATAGTTTATACAACGAACTCAAAATTTACTAA
- a CDS encoding DUF350 domain-containing protein, translated as MIFHYLLSFGFFLVTSLAVLALFFFLYAKVTPYDDYKMIFEENNTASALGFGGAILGLCIPLYSALVNSISYLDFATWAIIAMVVQLLFAFGMTRLGGKFSVERHISNGDVAVGVLMAFMSIAIGLLNAGSMSY; from the coding sequence ATGATTTTTCACTATTTGCTCTCCTTTGGGTTTTTCCTCGTAACCTCACTTGCCGTGCTCGCACTCTTCTTCTTTCTCTACGCAAAAGTCACACCGTACGATGACTACAAAATGATTTTTGAAGAGAATAACACTGCCTCGGCACTTGGATTTGGCGGCGCCATATTGGGGCTCTGCATTCCTCTTTACAGCGCGCTTGTCAACTCTATTTCCTACCTTGATTTTGCCACATGGGCGATCATCGCGATGGTGGTTCAGCTTCTGTTTGCTTTTGGCATGACACGTTTAGGTGGTAAATTCTCCGTTGAAAGACACATCAGCAATGGCGATGTTGCCGTAGGCGTTTTAATGGCATTTATGTCGATCGCGATTGGTTTACTTAACGCTGGGTCAATGAGTTATTAA
- a CDS encoding pentapeptide repeat-containing protein → MGAPLETISDRMDVFAETFKGAKLQGVKITKAEFDDCTFVSCDFSETVFSFCKFTECRFENCNLSLMKPTNTKMSDVTFSSCKMIGIDWTKGDWKSLLNPYPLRFHECILDDSNFFGLALDGIVMKECRIKEVDFRDTTLRRADLSGSDLKGSLFNNTHLEGANFIDAQNTMIDIRTNHLKGAIFRRFEALYLLESMGIVLVD, encoded by the coding sequence ATGGGTGCGCCTTTAGAGACTATTAGCGACCGTATGGATGTCTTTGCAGAAACCTTTAAAGGGGCGAAGCTGCAGGGTGTAAAGATCACCAAAGCGGAGTTTGATGACTGTACGTTTGTTTCGTGTGATTTCAGTGAAACAGTTTTTTCTTTTTGCAAATTTACCGAATGCCGTTTTGAAAACTGCAACCTAAGTCTAATGAAACCAACCAATACCAAAATGAGCGATGTGACGTTTTCATCGTGCAAAATGATCGGCATTGACTGGACAAAAGGCGACTGGAAAAGCCTGCTCAATCCCTATCCACTTCGTTTTCACGAGTGCATTTTGGATGATAGCAACTTCTTTGGATTAGCGCTAGATGGCATCGTGATGAAAGAGTGTCGCATCAAAGAGGTCGATTTTAGGGACACAACACTAAGAAGAGCTGATCTGAGCGGCAGTGATTTGAAAGGGTCGTTATTTAACAACACCCATCTGGAAGGGGCTAATTTTATTGACGCGCAAAACACAATGATCGACATCCGAACCAATCACCTTAAAGGAGCCATTTTCAGGCGATTTGAAGCACTATATCTTCTCGAATCTATGGGCATTGTACTGGTAGATTGA
- the trpB gene encoding tryptophan synthase subunit beta, whose protein sequence is MIQKPYLKAFPDAKGYFGKFGGAFLPPELEEQFKKIEEAYLTIGNSHNFIRELRDIRKHYQGRPTPVYYARRLSEFIGGARIYLKREDLNHTGAHKLNHCMGEALLAKYLGKKKLIAETGAGQHGVALATAAAYFGLECEIHMGEVDIAKEHPNVVRMRVLGAKVVPVTFGAKTLKEAVDSAFVAYLKDPENSIYCIGSVVGPHPFPMMVRDFQSVVGIEAREQFFEMTGNLPDNLVACVGGGSNAMGLFSAFIDDPCEMYGVEPGGKGTKLGEHAASLTYGSEGILHGFNSIMLKNEAGEPAAVHSVASGLDYPSVGPEHAYLNSIARTKVGIANDAETIQAFYDLSHYEGIIPALESAHAVAFAMKLAKEKPYESILVNLSGRGDKDIDFVVANYKPEDYM, encoded by the coding sequence ATGATACAAAAGCCCTATTTGAAGGCGTTTCCTGATGCAAAAGGCTATTTTGGAAAATTTGGTGGCGCGTTTTTACCACCTGAACTCGAAGAGCAGTTTAAAAAGATCGAAGAGGCGTACCTGACCATCGGTAATTCACACAATTTTATTCGCGAATTGCGTGACATTCGCAAGCATTACCAAGGTCGCCCGACACCGGTGTATTATGCCAGACGTCTAAGCGAGTTTATTGGAGGTGCTAGAATTTACCTCAAACGAGAAGACCTCAACCACACAGGAGCGCATAAGCTCAACCACTGCATGGGCGAGGCGCTTTTAGCCAAATACTTGGGCAAGAAAAAATTGATCGCTGAAACAGGAGCAGGGCAACACGGCGTGGCGCTCGCTACCGCGGCGGCGTATTTTGGGTTAGAGTGTGAGATTCACATGGGTGAAGTCGACATCGCCAAAGAACATCCTAATGTGGTTCGTATGCGTGTTTTGGGTGCGAAAGTAGTACCCGTAACCTTTGGGGCTAAAACACTCAAAGAAGCGGTGGACTCAGCGTTTGTGGCGTACCTTAAAGACCCTGAAAACAGCATCTACTGTATCGGCTCTGTCGTAGGTCCTCATCCGTTTCCGATGATGGTGCGAGACTTTCAAAGTGTGGTCGGCATCGAAGCCAGAGAGCAATTTTTTGAGATGACAGGAAATTTACCTGATAACTTGGTCGCCTGCGTTGGTGGTGGCAGTAACGCGATGGGACTTTTTTCCGCCTTCATCGACGATCCGTGCGAAATGTACGGCGTTGAACCCGGAGGCAAAGGGACAAAACTCGGCGAACATGCCGCAAGTTTGACCTATGGAAGCGAGGGTATTTTGCATGGATTTAACTCCATTATGCTCAAAAATGAAGCGGGTGAGCCCGCCGCGGTGCATTCGGTTGCGAGTGGCTTAGATTACCCATCCGTTGGCCCAGAACACGCTTATCTGAATTCCATCGCACGCACCAAAGTCGGCATCGCCAATGATGCAGAGACGATTCAAGCCTTTTACGATCTAAGCCATTATGAAGGCATCATCCCTGCGCTTGAGAGTGCGCATGCGGTGGCATTTGCAATGAAACTTGCGAAAGAAAAACCGTATGAATCGATCTTGGTTAACCTCAGTGGACGAGGCGATAAAGACATTGATTTTGTGGTCGCTAATTATAAGCCAGAAGATTACATGTAA